The Nitrospirales bacterium genome includes a window with the following:
- a CDS encoding RusA family crossover junction endodeoxyribonuclease: MSAQELFLTLPIPPSINHQYATVNGRRILSSKGRHYKTTVAQLIMSTLTSSSLRSVLLENLHTHTLTLSVWFYFTSALRRDIDGGLKIAQDAICNAMEINDNRITTLHLYKAIDKDSPRMECALSIVQSSPLSRQKRKTAQRQSSQPSHFPFHRTRQ; this comes from the coding sequence GTGTCTGCACAAGAGCTCTTTCTGACGTTACCCATTCCTCCGAGTATCAATCATCAATATGCCACCGTGAACGGAAGACGCATTCTATCATCCAAAGGCCGTCACTATAAGACCACCGTCGCTCAACTCATCATGTCCACGCTCACATCGTCTTCGCTCCGCTCGGTTCTCCTGGAAAACCTACATACCCATACCCTGACATTATCCGTCTGGTTTTACTTTACCTCTGCATTAAGGCGAGACATCGATGGAGGACTCAAAATTGCTCAGGATGCCATTTGTAACGCCATGGAAATCAATGATAACCGCATCACCACACTCCATCTGTATAAAGCCATCGACAAAGACTCTCCTCGAATGGAATGCGCCCTTTCAATCGTACAATCTTCTCCTCTTTCTCGCCAAAAGAGAAAAACCGCTCAACGTCAATCCAGTCAGCCTTCCCATTTTCCCTTCCATCGGACACGCCAATAA
- a CDS encoding STAS domain-containing protein yields the protein MVISENRVNDQVIVEKFVGCFDQNARQDFKWRIDVAVNDGLRYIILNMTEVSFIDSAALGWLVLTQRRIQRIGGKLCIVTQQGFVHDILDLTEISEWIPVFRTEEDALSSLHRVSA from the coding sequence ATGGTTATTTCTGAAAACAGGGTCAATGATCAGGTCATCGTCGAAAAGTTTGTCGGGTGTTTTGATCAAAACGCTCGTCAGGATTTTAAATGGAGAATCGACGTGGCTGTTAATGACGGTCTTCGCTATATCATCCTGAATATGACCGAAGTGTCATTCATCGATAGCGCTGCCTTGGGATGGTTAGTGCTGACACAACGCCGGATTCAACGAATCGGCGGGAAACTCTGTATCGTAACACAGCAAGGATTTGTCCACGATATCCTGGATTTGACGGAAATTTCAGAATGGATTCCGGTCTTCCGTACAGAAGAAGACGCACTGTCCTCGCTACACAGGGTATCTGCTTGA
- a CDS encoding ABC transporter ATP-binding protein, which produces MSGKEATRMVSFQHVGKDYVRGTSTITALSDICVDIPDGQFFAITGPSGSGKSTFLNLIAGLDHPTSGHLLLHGRSTRNFGDREWTMARRKWIGIVFQAFHLIPGLTAEDNIALPLRLQDKPLRVIRESVENMLEIVGLRSRALHRSGELSGGEQQRVAIARAFIHQPQLILADEPTGNLDSQNGMEIVSLLKRCSQEFGQTVIMVTHSQVAAAVADSELTLCDGRLT; this is translated from the coding sequence GTGAGCGGAAAGGAAGCCACGCGAATGGTCAGTTTTCAACATGTGGGGAAGGACTACGTACGGGGAACTTCGACGATCACGGCCTTGTCTGATATCTGTGTCGATATTCCAGATGGTCAATTTTTTGCGATCACTGGACCGAGTGGAAGTGGTAAGAGCACGTTTTTGAACTTGATCGCGGGGTTGGATCACCCAACGTCTGGTCATCTTCTGTTGCATGGCCGTTCGACGCGGAACTTTGGCGATCGTGAATGGACGATGGCGAGGAGAAAATGGATTGGAATAGTTTTTCAGGCCTTTCATCTCATCCCGGGCCTCACCGCGGAAGACAATATCGCGCTCCCCCTTCGGTTGCAGGACAAACCTTTACGGGTGATTCGCGAATCTGTTGAAAATATGCTAGAAATCGTAGGGCTGAGGAGCCGTGCTCTACATCGTTCCGGAGAACTTTCAGGCGGAGAACAACAGCGGGTAGCTATTGCCCGGGCTTTTATTCATCAACCGCAACTTATCCTGGCTGATGAACCGACGGGAAACTTAGACTCACAAAATGGCATGGAAATCGTCTCGCTTCTAAAACGCTGCTCTCAAGAATTCGGTCAAACCGTGATCATGGTCACACATTCTCAAGTTGCCGCAGCGGTGGCAGACTCTGAACTCACATTGTGTGACGGACGTCTGACGTAA
- a CDS encoding PilZ domain-containing protein has product METTQVKPKTIKGGNTKSEAVFQGKDRRDGFRARVVHGLNLESELRCSKNKVWPSKALNLSQQGVLLEFPKGSVPSVIVDDKVSVKLCCHEDIVWVPGVVRHQRGNRVGIYFPEFMHRSTHSTAQIISRILRAVERGWLRQKAQ; this is encoded by the coding sequence ATGGAAACGACTCAGGTTAAGCCAAAGACGATCAAGGGAGGGAACACGAAAAGCGAAGCCGTGTTCCAGGGCAAGGATCGACGAGACGGATTTCGGGCCCGTGTGGTTCACGGTTTAAATCTTGAATCGGAATTACGTTGTTCGAAAAACAAGGTTTGGCCAAGCAAGGCCTTGAACCTTAGTCAACAGGGTGTTCTACTGGAATTTCCGAAAGGCAGTGTTCCTTCGGTGATCGTGGATGACAAAGTGTCGGTTAAACTTTGTTGTCATGAGGATATCGTCTGGGTTCCTGGAGTCGTGCGGCACCAACGCGGAAATCGTGTCGGAATCTATTTCCCTGAGTTTATGCACCGTAGTACTCACTCTACTGCCCAGATCATCTCTCGAATTTTACGAGCCGTCGAGCGAGGCTGGCTTCGGCAGAAAGCCCAATAA
- a CDS encoding tetratricopeptide repeat protein, with translation MNRTARRRQEKLRTQIGSGSLPPKLHSVFVQAVAQHKALQFAEADSLYRQVLGQCPSHPDSLHLLGLTHFQRGNLQQAAEFITSAIASDQSNPLYHFNLGLVHERSGQLSMAASAYQRAIHLNPSYIEAQSNLGNVFRLQGRLDDAVRSFQEVLRLNPQSAEAQNNLGVTLKEQGKTAEAITAYRAAIEINPSHAEAWNNLGVALKGDGHVSEAKSAFQEAVKAKPNYANAHYHLGLTLLWQQRTQDALACFHRSAELTHNHGNPIQRNVTTPSRIKHDLEQLRYLHRQGISVEVPQPYLETLERLSPVPISQASGARIVTLSQDDQRHLAPSFSRILHHGIAHGLSGGTLNPDLDVTSIEARYHEKKPEITYLDHLLNEEALNRLRRFCLEATVWKKDYHNGYLGAFLAEGFASPLLLQIAEELRLRLPNIFQDHQLAQAWAFKYDSTLQGLNLHADAAAVNVNFWITPNEANLDETSGGLVVWDQEAPDDWDFKTYNSDQNKEKIREFLHRTHAQPVTVPHRQNRALIFNSNLFHETDTLSFRDDYESRRINVTLLYGYRQQAHRTH, from the coding sequence ATGAACCGAACCGCACGGCGACGCCAAGAGAAACTCCGAACACAGATTGGATCGGGAAGTCTTCCGCCCAAGCTTCATTCCGTGTTCGTTCAGGCTGTCGCTCAACATAAAGCCCTGCAATTTGCCGAAGCCGACTCGTTGTACCGTCAGGTGCTGGGCCAATGTCCCTCCCACCCGGACTCTCTGCATCTGCTCGGATTAACCCACTTTCAGCGGGGAAACTTACAGCAGGCTGCAGAATTCATCACCAGCGCCATTGCCTCGGATCAGTCAAATCCCCTCTACCATTTCAACCTGGGGCTCGTCCACGAACGAAGCGGCCAACTCTCTATGGCAGCCTCTGCTTACCAACGGGCCATCCACCTCAACCCTTCGTACATCGAAGCGCAAAGTAACCTGGGAAATGTTTTTCGCTTACAAGGCAGACTGGATGATGCCGTGCGATCATTCCAAGAAGTGTTGCGACTAAACCCTCAATCAGCGGAAGCGCAGAATAATCTGGGCGTAACCCTGAAAGAGCAAGGCAAAACGGCTGAAGCCATCACCGCCTACCGGGCGGCCATCGAGATCAATCCGTCGCATGCCGAAGCCTGGAATAACTTGGGGGTCGCGCTCAAAGGAGATGGGCATGTTTCGGAGGCGAAGTCGGCGTTTCAGGAAGCCGTCAAGGCAAAGCCGAATTACGCGAACGCGCATTATCATCTTGGCTTGACGCTGTTATGGCAACAGCGAACTCAAGATGCTTTGGCTTGTTTTCACCGCTCTGCGGAACTCACGCACAACCATGGAAACCCCATACAGCGAAATGTCACGACACCATCACGTATTAAGCATGACCTTGAACAACTTCGCTATCTCCATCGACAAGGCATTTCCGTTGAGGTCCCACAGCCGTATCTTGAAACGTTAGAACGGCTCAGTCCCGTTCCGATTTCCCAAGCTTCAGGGGCGAGGATTGTCACGCTCTCACAGGATGATCAAAGACACCTTGCGCCGTCGTTCAGCCGAATTCTGCATCACGGCATAGCTCACGGCTTGTCGGGTGGGACCCTAAACCCCGATCTTGATGTCACATCCATCGAAGCCCGGTATCATGAGAAAAAGCCTGAAATCACCTACCTCGACCACCTTCTGAACGAGGAAGCATTGAACAGGCTCCGCCGGTTTTGCCTTGAGGCCACTGTTTGGAAAAAAGACTATCACAATGGCTATCTCGGAGCCTTTTTAGCCGAGGGGTTCGCAAGTCCTCTATTGTTACAGATTGCCGAAGAGCTGCGGCTTAGGTTGCCAAACATCTTTCAGGACCACCAGCTCGCTCAGGCCTGGGCCTTTAAATATGACAGTACCCTGCAAGGCCTCAACCTTCATGCGGATGCGGCAGCCGTAAATGTCAATTTTTGGATCACCCCAAATGAGGCCAATCTTGACGAAACAAGCGGGGGCCTCGTCGTGTGGGATCAGGAAGCCCCAGATGACTGGGATTTCAAGACTTATAACAGCGATCAGAACAAGGAAAAGATCCGCGAATTTCTACACCGCACTCACGCGCAACCTGTCACAGTGCCTCACCGACAAAATCGCGCACTCATCTTCAACTCAAACCTCTTCCATGAAACCGACACCTTGTCGTTCAGAGATGACTATGAAAGCCGGCGCATCAACGTCACGTTACTCTACGGCTACCGCCAACAGGCGCATAGGACTCATTGA
- a CDS encoding SUMF1/EgtB/PvdO family nonheme iron enzyme — MEVSFQRWSGKSDCGICLAFFCAIVLGTTPLYADERGILASPSTGEEIGSVWGVFVGVSIYRHAGLTLEYADDDATALHQFYVRHFTSHIPSDHFQVLVNEQVTRGGFLQTVREVLRRAEPEDLVVLFLAMHGLLDSSGQDLYFLTHEADPNLPEAQGISRHDLIRQIERSKARKIVLLLDACHTGAFAASQTMLTRRSAGAADINRLLEAMGQAQDGVAVMSSSTAAEFSQEGRQFCGGHGAFTCALLTGLEGSADTNRNGIVELRELFDHTYRLVKASTKSSQHPSIEGRYDNRLPLAHAVGDLGRAQQADAIAPVNLETYRNLEKRSEYFANLEQAWQSVEAYVRQTVIPEHERRSALSKFLQDFPDENPHRPDALQAFEGLREADVHLDQVQNDPSAPVREVRVRPQRPALPADITTVIGKAPEGMVLIEQGEFWMGSAPEEVCEWDSIFKVEFCLPVRNADYAPRHRVTLPAYYLDRHEVTNRDFQKFVDGENYQSTVGQKGTASALVKSTGFFSGTTWEIEEVPKATWKRPSGSNSQSDVRLDLHPVVQVSWYDAEAYCRWTGKRLPTEAEWEYAARAGTESEHWWGSDAPGTRRVGNMADAYANTVFQVEPSFPGYDDGYERTALVGSYDPNPWGLHDMTGNVWEWTADWYELRYYHASPSQNPQGPATGTEKVKRGGSWYTYHSIKTRASQPPENSDDQTGFRCAKSVK; from the coding sequence ATGGAAGTCTCTTTTCAACGATGGAGCGGCAAGTCTGATTGTGGCATCTGCCTTGCGTTCTTTTGCGCGATCGTGCTCGGGACAACACCGCTCTATGCCGATGAGCGAGGCATTCTGGCCTCACCGAGCACTGGCGAAGAGATTGGTTCAGTGTGGGGCGTGTTTGTGGGAGTCTCGATCTACCGGCATGCTGGTTTGACGCTTGAATATGCCGACGATGATGCCACTGCCTTGCACCAGTTCTACGTTAGGCATTTTACGAGTCACATTCCATCGGATCACTTTCAGGTCTTGGTAAATGAACAAGTGACGCGTGGGGGTTTTTTGCAGACGGTAAGGGAAGTGTTACGCCGTGCGGAACCGGAAGATTTGGTCGTACTCTTTTTGGCAATGCATGGGCTTTTGGACTCGAGTGGGCAAGACCTCTATTTTCTCACGCATGAGGCTGATCCGAACCTGCCGGAGGCGCAAGGGATTAGCCGACATGATTTGATTCGACAAATAGAGCGCAGCAAGGCGAGGAAAATCGTGTTGTTGCTCGACGCCTGTCATACTGGAGCCTTTGCCGCTTCACAGACGATGTTGACCAGACGGTCGGCTGGAGCTGCCGATATTAATCGCTTGCTCGAGGCCATGGGACAAGCTCAGGATGGTGTGGCTGTAATGTCATCTTCGACCGCCGCAGAGTTTTCCCAAGAGGGCCGGCAATTCTGTGGTGGACATGGGGCGTTTACCTGTGCCTTATTGACCGGACTGGAAGGATCGGCCGATACAAACCGCAATGGGATCGTCGAATTACGAGAACTCTTCGATCACACGTATCGGCTGGTCAAGGCCAGTACGAAGAGCAGCCAACATCCGTCGATCGAGGGGCGGTATGATAATCGTTTGCCATTGGCACATGCGGTTGGTGATTTGGGTCGTGCGCAGCAAGCTGATGCGATAGCTCCGGTTAACCTCGAGACGTATCGAAATCTCGAGAAGCGATCGGAGTATTTTGCCAATCTGGAGCAGGCCTGGCAGTCCGTCGAAGCCTATGTTAGGCAGACCGTGATCCCAGAGCATGAACGTCGTTCAGCACTCTCGAAGTTTTTGCAAGATTTCCCCGATGAAAATCCTCATCGGCCAGATGCTTTGCAGGCTTTCGAAGGGTTAAGGGAGGCTGACGTGCACCTTGATCAGGTCCAGAACGATCCGTCTGCACCAGTGCGGGAAGTTCGTGTGCGTCCACAGCGACCTGCCTTGCCCGCTGATATAACCACTGTGATTGGAAAAGCGCCGGAGGGCATGGTGCTCATCGAACAAGGCGAATTCTGGATGGGCTCTGCGCCGGAAGAGGTGTGTGAGTGGGACTCCATTTTTAAAGTCGAGTTTTGTCTGCCAGTCCGCAATGCCGATTATGCTCCACGGCATCGAGTCACCCTGCCGGCCTATTATTTGGATCGGCATGAAGTGACGAACCGGGATTTTCAAAAGTTTGTCGATGGAGAAAATTATCAGAGCACCGTCGGTCAGAAAGGCACCGCCTCGGCGCTGGTCAAATCAACGGGCTTTTTTTCCGGCACGACATGGGAGATAGAAGAAGTTCCAAAGGCTACATGGAAGCGACCTTCGGGTTCAAACAGTCAGTCGGACGTGAGGTTGGACTTACATCCGGTCGTCCAAGTGTCCTGGTATGATGCTGAGGCTTATTGCCGATGGACAGGAAAGCGGCTTCCCACGGAAGCGGAGTGGGAATATGCTGCGCGCGCGGGAACAGAGTCAGAACATTGGTGGGGGAGTGACGCTCCAGGCACGCGCCGGGTAGGCAACATGGCTGATGCATACGCAAACACTGTTTTTCAAGTTGAACCGAGTTTCCCTGGCTATGATGACGGGTATGAGCGCACGGCGCTGGTTGGCTCCTATGACCCCAATCCCTGGGGACTCCATGATATGACCGGCAACGTGTGGGAATGGACGGCGGATTGGTATGAACTTCGCTATTATCATGCAAGTCCTTCCCAGAATCCTCAAGGTCCGGCAACAGGGACTGAAAAAGTTAAACGGGGTGGATCTTGGTATACCTATCACTCGATCAAAACCCGTGCTTCACAACCTCCCGAAAATTCCGATGATCAAACAGGGTTTCGATGTGCGAAAAGCGTAAAGTAA
- a CDS encoding ComF family protein: MHPPAFSGAWTLYPYESSLKKAIGLLKYRGKVSLAKPMAHLLATGLPSLPTIDLVMAVPLHSARLREREYNQSLLLAYNLSKIIQLPLDHTTLIRTRQSTPQTLLSRKERLKNLRRTFAVKTSRDITGKSILLVDDVYTTGTTVNECAKALRKAGSGDVYVVTLARML, from the coding sequence ATGCACCCGCCAGCATTTTCTGGAGCATGGACATTATATCCCTATGAATCCTCCCTCAAGAAAGCGATCGGCCTGCTGAAATACCGGGGGAAGGTCTCTCTGGCAAAACCGATGGCTCACCTGCTCGCCACCGGCCTTCCTTCTCTGCCAACAATTGACCTCGTCATGGCTGTGCCTTTGCACTCGGCTCGTCTTCGTGAACGAGAATACAACCAATCACTACTTCTTGCCTATAATTTAAGCAAAATCATTCAACTTCCTCTTGACCATACAACCTTGATCCGCACAAGACAGAGCACACCCCAAACCCTTCTTTCACGCAAAGAACGCTTGAAAAATCTTCGCCGAACGTTTGCGGTTAAAACCTCACGGGACATCACCGGGAAATCTATTTTATTGGTTGATGATGTGTACACGACAGGCACGACCGTCAATGAATGCGCCAAGGCACTTCGAAAAGCCGGGTCGGGAGATGTCTATGTCGTGACACTGGCCAGAATGTTGTAA
- a CDS encoding HEAT repeat domain-containing protein: protein MWLRSLFISLVLFTLTIQAGFPRDRTLSPEERDQLKQAKTVLIKTVALTELGNANTDKIQQVVSQRLRALGFITHQNSKTQHDVLVKVKCEERKTRRGPSTYGGDADSLHAPLRNWTGPACLITYGLHGHDIAWQTEVRTTFDDARRSAQKARVKNSGDYALSELAKLLEHDDFPYLLVTEWGQTQRLSRMIQHETTPQALKLKLISLLGEIPDPETLPILEQALQNPHLATSAAIAMGRQGEQATKTLLKVLQTTTNSQLKIAAVQGLGEIATHNSQTPVFSPFLSTLEEPTTELPVQTEIVLALGKLADNRAIEPLSALNQKVWTDPSRDPEMQKLREALSWSLWQLNPSAHTGE, encoded by the coding sequence ATGTGGTTAAGAAGCCTCTTCATTTCACTGGTACTTTTTACCCTCACCATTCAAGCTGGCTTTCCCAGAGATCGCACCCTATCGCCTGAGGAACGAGATCAGTTGAAACAGGCCAAAACCGTGCTCATAAAGACTGTGGCGCTGACCGAATTAGGCAATGCCAATACCGATAAGATTCAACAGGTCGTGAGTCAACGCTTGAGGGCCTTGGGATTCATCACACATCAAAACTCCAAGACCCAACACGATGTCCTCGTGAAAGTGAAATGTGAAGAGCGAAAGACTCGAAGAGGGCCTTCGACTTACGGAGGGGATGCCGATTCACTTCATGCGCCGTTACGAAACTGGACAGGCCCAGCCTGTCTCATCACCTATGGGTTGCATGGACATGACATCGCTTGGCAAACAGAAGTTCGAACGACCTTCGACGATGCGCGACGATCGGCTCAAAAAGCTCGCGTCAAGAATTCCGGCGACTATGCTTTATCAGAACTCGCAAAACTCCTGGAACATGATGATTTCCCCTATCTTCTCGTCACAGAATGGGGACAAACGCAACGACTCAGCCGAATGATACAGCACGAAACCACGCCTCAAGCACTCAAGCTCAAGCTCATTTCTTTACTTGGAGAAATTCCGGACCCGGAAACCTTGCCAATCCTTGAACAAGCACTCCAGAACCCTCATCTCGCCACATCTGCGGCCATCGCCATGGGACGGCAAGGCGAACAAGCCACCAAGACCTTGCTCAAGGTCCTCCAAACCACCACAAACTCACAACTGAAAATCGCTGCGGTCCAAGGGCTTGGGGAAATCGCCACCCATAATTCCCAGACTCCAGTTTTCTCTCCGTTTTTATCGACCCTTGAAGAACCGACGACTGAACTACCCGTTCAAACAGAAATCGTACTTGCCCTGGGAAAGCTGGCAGATAATCGTGCCATCGAACCCTTGTCAGCCCTGAATCAAAAGGTTTGGACCGATCCGTCTCGAGACCCAGAAATGCAAAAACTCCGTGAAGCCCTCTCCTGGAGCTTGTGGCAACTCAATCCCAGTGCCCACACTGGAGAATAG
- a CDS encoding HDOD domain-containing protein: MDQQLLQRIKNCKTLPAIPSLPLQVLQMCRDESVDCQKMADTVSKDPSFVAKLLNVANSSFYGGARHKVTTVTQAVTLLGMNSIATLAFCFSLYRDLKKKQGVSFDQTRYWHRSILSSVAARILGRWAQVPHYEEIFLAALLQDLGMLVLSEVFGGEYGEIYSHAGSNHQLLQQYERERFGSDHSEVGSWLAEMWELPDVMRVAVRGSHDVVLAEASDEHQMIVVCVMISGRLADLWCDPTDEQRLHELLILGQQYFALTPQDLVTILSNIAEAIPEYASFFQMNLGNDEDIRHVVDMAEHSFLNAVPS; encoded by the coding sequence ATGGATCAGCAACTGCTGCAGCGCATCAAGAATTGCAAGACATTGCCGGCCATTCCCAGTCTTCCGCTACAAGTCCTGCAGATGTGTCGAGACGAATCGGTCGACTGTCAAAAAATGGCAGATACGGTCAGTAAAGATCCATCTTTTGTCGCGAAGCTCCTGAATGTCGCCAATTCGAGCTTTTACGGCGGGGCGCGACATAAAGTCACGACTGTGACGCAAGCCGTGACATTATTAGGCATGAACTCCATTGCCACGTTGGCCTTTTGTTTTTCCTTGTATCGCGATCTAAAGAAGAAGCAGGGCGTGTCATTCGACCAGACTCGATATTGGCATCGTTCCATTTTGTCCAGTGTGGCCGCGCGGATCCTCGGCAGGTGGGCGCAAGTGCCCCACTACGAAGAAATATTCCTCGCTGCGCTGTTGCAGGATTTGGGTATGTTGGTCCTCAGTGAAGTGTTTGGCGGCGAGTACGGGGAAATTTACAGCCATGCGGGCTCCAATCACCAATTGCTTCAACAATATGAACGGGAACGTTTCGGCAGCGATCATAGCGAAGTCGGAAGTTGGCTTGCCGAAATGTGGGAATTGCCAGATGTGATGCGTGTTGCTGTTCGTGGGAGCCATGATGTCGTGTTGGCTGAAGCGTCCGACGAACATCAAATGATTGTCGTATGTGTGATGATCTCTGGCCGGTTAGCCGACTTGTGGTGTGATCCCACGGATGAGCAGCGACTTCATGAGTTGCTGATTCTCGGTCAACAGTATTTTGCCCTGACTCCGCAGGATCTCGTGACGATCCTCTCGAACATCGCCGAAGCTATTCCTGAATACGCGTCATTTTTTCAGATGAATCTCGGGAATGATGAAGACATTCGGCATGTCGTCGACATGGCTGAACACTCGTTCTTGAATGCCGTTCCCTCTTAG
- the miaB gene encoding tRNA (N6-isopentenyl adenosine(37)-C2)-methylthiotransferase MiaB, translating into MIHQELIHPFETDVPAPESSQDTRHVYIETFGCQMNEYDTELVRSLLKRQGFAFTDHCDHADVVLLNTCAIRENAHNRVYGHLGNLKNLKKERGLVIGVLGCMAQNLKQELLETQPFIDVLVGPDGYRQLPQLLTKAIETQTQGLSVDLSEYETYERIIPERTEGVNAWIAVMRGCDNFCTFCVVPYTRGRERSRDPRGILHEAQHLVEKGYKQITLLGQNVNSYRFEDWDFARLVVAIADLSGIERVRFMSPHPKDFPPALLDAVAQHPKVCSHIHLPVQSGNDRVLEAMGRCYTRAEYLHLVEEIRRRGDIPITTDIICGFSGETDTEFRDTYRLMEEVGYLSSYVFKYSERKNTIAARKFSDDIPESVKIERVAELIDFQKQFSLRKNREWIGRTVEVLIEGDAKKSSSQWVGHTEHNTTVVWDKSLHICGPGELLSIIVKDASASTLFGRPIDAPL; encoded by the coding sequence ATGATCCATCAAGAACTCATTCATCCGTTCGAGACCGACGTTCCGGCGCCAGAGTCTTCTCAGGATACGCGTCATGTGTATATCGAGACGTTCGGCTGCCAAATGAACGAGTATGATACGGAGTTGGTGCGGTCGCTCCTCAAACGACAGGGTTTTGCCTTCACCGATCATTGCGACCATGCGGATGTCGTCTTATTGAACACCTGTGCAATTCGTGAAAACGCACACAACCGCGTATACGGTCATCTAGGGAACCTCAAGAATCTGAAGAAGGAACGAGGCCTGGTGATCGGAGTCCTGGGATGTATGGCGCAAAATCTCAAGCAAGAATTGCTGGAAACACAGCCCTTTATCGATGTGCTGGTTGGCCCTGATGGCTATCGCCAATTGCCTCAGTTGTTGACCAAGGCCATCGAGACTCAAACGCAGGGACTTTCCGTCGATCTCTCGGAGTATGAAACCTATGAGCGCATCATCCCTGAGCGTACCGAAGGGGTAAATGCCTGGATCGCGGTGATGCGCGGGTGTGACAATTTTTGTACGTTTTGCGTCGTGCCGTACACTCGAGGGCGGGAGCGTTCGCGCGACCCACGGGGCATTCTGCATGAAGCGCAACACCTTGTCGAAAAGGGGTACAAACAGATCACGCTCCTCGGGCAAAACGTCAATTCTTATCGATTTGAGGATTGGGACTTTGCCCGGTTGGTTGTCGCCATCGCTGATCTTTCAGGTATAGAACGAGTGAGGTTTATGTCTCCGCATCCGAAAGACTTTCCTCCCGCCTTGCTAGATGCCGTGGCACAGCATCCAAAGGTCTGTAGTCATATTCATCTGCCGGTTCAATCAGGGAATGACCGTGTGTTGGAAGCGATGGGCCGGTGTTACACTCGGGCGGAATACCTTCATCTCGTCGAAGAGATTCGTCGACGGGGAGACATTCCCATTACGACCGATATCATCTGTGGGTTCAGCGGGGAAACGGACACAGAATTTCGAGACACTTATCGTCTCATGGAGGAGGTCGGATATCTCTCATCGTATGTCTTTAAATATTCTGAACGAAAAAATACGATTGCGGCCAGAAAATTTTCCGATGATATCCCTGAATCAGTCAAGATCGAGCGGGTTGCGGAACTGATAGACTTCCAAAAACAGTTTTCTCTTCGGAAAAACCGCGAGTGGATCGGACGGACGGTTGAAGTATTGATTGAAGGCGATGCGAAAAAATCCTCTTCACAATGGGTGGGGCATACGGAACACAACACCACGGTTGTGTGGGATAAATCGCTTCATATCTGTGGGCCGGGAGAACTTCTCTCGATCATAGTGAAAGATGCCTCGGCCTCCACGTTATTCGGGCGCCCCATCGATGCCCCTCTTTAG